In a genomic window of Shouchella clausii:
- a CDS encoding bifunctional 4-hydroxy-2-oxoglutarate aldolase/2-dehydro-3-deoxy-phosphogluconate aldolase — translation MSLDKLLSSGVVAVMRKLPVEDIENIASALIEGGISGLEITLDSDDALGVIERLSKLVGDRAVVGAGTVLSSEQAEEAIDAGAKFVFAPILDKGTIEVAKRRETIVIPGVFTPTEAYQAVKWGADVVKVFPADCVGPSFIKSVKGPLPMVRMMPTGGVDLTNLASFIKAGAVAVGAGGSLLDKNIIAARDWPRLTELAKQYVDCAQTARGN, via the coding sequence ATGAGTTTAGACAAGCTTTTGTCTTCTGGGGTAGTGGCTGTTATGAGAAAGCTGCCTGTTGAAGACATTGAAAACATTGCCAGTGCGCTCATTGAGGGTGGCATTAGCGGTTTAGAAATTACGCTCGATTCAGACGATGCTTTAGGTGTGATCGAGCGCTTAAGCAAGCTCGTTGGCGATCGTGCTGTCGTCGGTGCCGGTACAGTGCTAAGTTCAGAACAAGCTGAAGAGGCCATTGACGCTGGGGCTAAATTTGTATTTGCCCCTATTCTCGACAAAGGTACGATTGAAGTGGCGAAACGGCGGGAGACGATTGTCATTCCTGGCGTGTTTACGCCTACAGAAGCGTACCAGGCAGTAAAATGGGGCGCTGATGTCGTGAAGGTGTTTCCTGCTGATTGCGTTGGTCCTTCCTTTATCAAATCAGTAAAAGGGCCACTACCGATGGTGCGGATGATGCCGACAGGGGGCGTTGATTTAACCAACTTAGCCTCGTTTATAAAAGCGGGCGCAGTTGCAGTCGGTGCAGGAGGCTCTTTGCTCGACAAAAACATCATCGCTGCCCGCGATTGGCCGCGTTTGACGGAACTCGCTAAGCAATATGTCGATTGTGCGCAAACGGCAAGGGGCAACTAA
- a CDS encoding helix-turn-helix transcriptional regulator — MAVENKIRAIRKQKGITQVQMAQDLRITRQTINAIEKHKYNPSLELALKLIHYFDVPIDELFTLKEDE; from the coding sequence ATGGCAGTGGAAAACAAAATCCGAGCCATCCGAAAACAAAAAGGGATTACGCAAGTTCAAATGGCACAAGATTTACGTATCACCAGACAAACGATCAATGCGATTGAAAAACATAAATACAATCCAAGTTTAGAACTTGCCCTTAAGTTGATCCATTATTTCGATGTCCCGATTGATGAGCTTTTTACATTAAAGGAGGATGAATAA